The proteins below come from a single Hyperolius riggenbachi isolate aHypRig1 chromosome 8, aHypRig1.pri, whole genome shotgun sequence genomic window:
- the FBXW2 gene encoding F-box/WD repeat-containing protein 2 — protein sequence MRRYCDACHLWKPMEKKDFEVWLENLSVSFFTLTDLQKNETLDHLISLSGAVQLRHLSNNLETLLKRDFLKLLPLELSFYLLKWLDPQTLLTCCLVSKQWNKVISACTEVWQLACRSLGWHIDDSVQDTLHWKKVYLKAVLRMKQLANHEAFQTASLIGHSARVYALYYKDGLLCTGSDDLSAKLWDVSTGQCIYGIQTHTCAAVTFDEQKLITGSFDNTVACWDWSSGARIQHFRGHTGAVFSVDYNDELDILVSGSADNTVKLWALSTGSCLNTLTGHTEWVTKVVLQRCQVKSLMHSPGDYILLSADKYEIKIWPIGREINCKCLKTLYVSDDRSITLQPRLHFDGRYIVCSSALGLYQWDFASYDILRVIKMPDSTSLSLLGFGDIFALLFDNHHLYIMDLRTERVVSRWPLPEYRKSKRGSSFLAGEMGWLNGLDGVNDAGLVFATSMPDHSIHLVLWKENG from the exons ATGAGACGTTACTGTGATG CCTGCCACCTCTGGAAACCTATGGAGAAGAAGGATTTTGAAGTATGGCTTGAAAACCTTTCGGTGTCTTTCTTCACGCTGACAGACCTGCAGAAAAATGAGACCTTGGATCACTTGATCAGCCTGAGCGGAGCTGTACAGCTTCGACACCTCTCCAATAATCTTGAGACTCTCCTCAAAAGAGACTTCCTCAAACTTCTTCCACTGGAGCTGAGCTTCTACCTGCTGAAGTGGCTGGACCCCCAGACGCTGCTGACCTGCTGCCTGGTCTCCAAGCAATGGAACAAGGTGATAAGTGCCTGCACCGAGGTCTGGCAGTTGGCCTGCCGGAGCCTCGGCTGGCACATCGATGACTCTGTGCAGGACACTTTGCACTGGAAGAAAGTTTACCTGAAGGCCGTCTTACGGATGAAACAGCTAGCCAACCATGAAGCCTTCCAGACCGCGTCACTCATAGGACACAGTGCCAGGGTTTATGCACTTTATTATAAAGATGGTCTCCTCTGTACAG GCTCTGACGACCTCTCGGCCAAGCTGTGGGATGTCAGCACCGGTCAGTGTATATACGGGATTCAGACTCACACTTGTGCCGCCGTCACCTTCGACGAACAGAAGCTCATCACTGGTTCCTTCGATAATACGGTGGCCTGCTGGGACTGGAGCTCAGGGGCCAGAATTCAGCACTTCCGGGGCCACACTGGGGCAG TGTTCAGCGTGGATTACAATGACGAACTGGACATCCTGGTCAGCGGCTCTGCAGACAACACTGTGAAACTCTGGGCTTTGTCTACAGGATCGTGCTTGAATACCCTCACCGGCCACACCGAGTGGGTCACCAAG GTGGTCCTGCAGAGATGCCAGGTGAAGTCCCTCATGCACAGTCCTGGAGATTACATCCTGCTGAGCGCTGATAAATATGAAATCAAG ATATGGCCGATTGGCAGGGAGATAAACTGTAAATGTCTGAAGACGTTGTACGTGTCAGACGATCGCAGCATCACGCTTCAGCCACGCCTACACTTCGATGGCCGATACATCGTCTGCAGCTCAGCATTGGGGCTGTACCAGTGGGACTTTGCCAGCTATGACATTCTAAG AGTTATAAAGATGCCGGACTCAACCAGCCTGTCCCTGCTCGGCTTTGGGGACATATTTGCGCTCTTATTCGACAACCATCACTTGTACATCATGGACTTGCGGACTGAGAGAGTGGTCAGCCGCTGGCCCCTGCCTGAGTACAGGAAGTCCAAGCGGGGCTCCAGCTTCCTGGCCGGAGAGATGGGCTGGCTGAATGGCCTGGACGGTGTCAATGACGCCGGTTTGGTGTTTGCCACGAGTATGCCGGATCACAGTATCCACCTGGTGCTGTGGAAGGAGAACGGCTGA